AAAACAATTACCCAAGCTTTAAAACTAGCTGATGCTGGCAGCACAATTCAGTTGGCATCAGGAACATATAGCCAAAAAACAGGAGAAAAATTTCCGTTAGTTGTTGACAACAAGATTACGCTCCAAGGAAATCCTGAAAATCAAGGCTATAACACTATTATTGAGGGTGATGGTTATTTTATGAGTCCGACTGGTGCGGGGCAGAATATAGCGATCGCTGCTGTTGATGATGCAGGCGGCATTATAGGAGTTACCGTGATTAATAAGCATTCACGGGGACATGGTTTATGGATCGAGTCGGCTAACCCAAGGGTAGTTAGCAATACCTTTACCCGTAATGGCAATACTGGGGTTTCGGTTAACGGCAATAGTTCGCCAACAGTAGAAAACAATTATTTTTACAACAATTCTGGCAATGGCTTGATAGTTTACGGCACTTCTCAACCAAAAGTTATTGACAACACTTTTGAAAACACAGGTTTTGGGGTTAGTGTCGTGCAAAATGCTGCCCCAACTCTGACAAAAAACACCTTTGATGGCAATCGAATTGGTATTATCTTAGAAGGAAATTCTCAAGCTGTCTTGCGGGACAATGAAATCATCAACTCTAGAGAATCTGGCTTAACGGCGATCGCTCAATCTCAGGTTGATTTAGGTACTACTAATGAAGCTGGAAATAATATTTTTCGTAGTAATAGAAAACTAGACATTCAAAACGCTGCTGAAAATGAAATAGTTGCAGTTGGTACACAAACCCAAGGAAAGACGCAAGGCAATATCAATTTTGATAGTGGAGAATTTATCGCCCGAACCAATCCTACTCAAAGTAAATC
Above is a genomic segment from Coleofasciculaceae cyanobacterium containing:
- a CDS encoding DUF1565 domain-containing protein encodes the protein MMKRNNYQKKYRFKVLLGLLWRKNQFVSLLLTAFAVTFSYNVLLQAQPTLAQDAIAHPTLNKNILYVNPQVGDDSQVGKKTSPLKTITQALKLADAGSTIQLASGTYSQKTGEKFPLVVDNKITLQGNPENQGYNTIIEGDGYFMSPTGAGQNIAIAAVDDAGGIIGVTVINKHSRGHGLWIESANPRVVSNTFTRNGNTGVSVNGNSSPTVENNYFYNNSGNGLIVYGTSQPKVIDNTFENTGFGVSVVQNAAPTLTKNTFDGNRIGIILEGNSQAVLRDNEIINSRESGLTAIAQSQVDLGTTNEAGNNIFRSNRKLDIQNAAENEIVAVGTQTQGKTQGNINFDSGEFIARTNPTQSKSLPPLPDSDRLPARLDLPAPTAPTVDTTANTSLPAPTASTVDTTANTSLPAPTTPTIDTTADASLPEPPPVTDPNTGNKELVFTTSSSAPPVETTQPEPVPFPPAISSSSVNPVKYKVLVEAINETEENEVRSLYPEAFKTVFEGQSLLQIGAFNNWDKAKQAERSLADLGLATYFLE